The stretch of DNA AGTGAGGAGTAAGCGGGCCATTCACCAACCGATAGGGACCGATTACCTGATCGGAAACAAACAGCCAGATGCTGTGAGTGTTCATCCCTTTTGGGTCTTCGGCGGTGACCTTTCCGCTGTTTACGGTAAGCCAGAATTGGTTCTTGATGAAATGGATCTCAGGTGCCCAAAACCTGCCGTTATAGGGGCAATCAGCCGGAAGTTTGCTGGCCTCTATGAGCCATGAATGATGGCGCCAATGAATCAGATCGTCAGATACCAGCAAACGAACGCCGGGATTTGGTCCGGTCCAGACAGGTTGAGATGTTCCCGTGCAATACCACTGTTTACCGACCTTGATGATGCAATGATCCCGCATTGAGATGGATGTGTCCCTCGTAATAGGATTCGTATAGCGGAATGCATGGTTCGCCTCACGCGTCGTCGAGGTTCCATTGCCTGTGTGTTGCTGAGCGAGACAGGATGGTAAGAGAGCGATGAGAATCAAGAACAAGGGTACTTTGCGATTCATGATGTTGTTCCGACGAGTATGTACAGATTATCATTGCCGATGATACGGGCTCTCGGACATTTTGAGCCGCGTTTGTTCATAGCCGCCATCGTCCACAATTACTTTGTAGATCACAACACCTGGATCGAGGGGCCTGATTCTCAACACGTGGGCGCCATCTGCGTTGTGTGGTAGTTCCAGTGTTGTTGCCGTCTCAATGATGCGCGCTGCTCCAGCCGGATACATCCTGGTGTAATTGTTTTTCCAGGTTAATTGGTCGTTGATGCTCCACACTTTTTCAGATCCACCGTCAAATGCGGCAGCCACACTGTGTCCCCCCTTCTTGAACGGAAGCGTACTGTCGAAAAACATCCTCAGTTTCACGCTATCGGACTTCGTAGGAAGAACCATCCTGTAGGTCACTGATGCCCCATCGGTCTTCTCAGTATAAGGCATCAGGGTAAGACCGGAGAGAGTTCTTCCAAGATCTGGGATGACCGTCCATGCCGTCTTGTCCGTTGCTTTGCTTTCAAAGAAATGTTCAGCCTCCATCACAACGACTCCGTTCTTTTCGCTGAATACATATCCCCCCTGTTTTGCTTCATCAGGCATGACGCGGATTACCTTAGGCATGATGTTTCCTTCACGCGGTTCATCCCATGATATATAGCCGATATGGGTTTGATCCATCATATGGTTCCATTTGCCGCCGGCGATATTCAGATTGTAATTCTTCGAAAGCTCCGCGTCGCGTTCGAAGCAGTGCTCGACCCGGTCGGCCCAATAATTCGCTCGTAGATCTTTCTCAGCTGCCAGTTTGGAATTCATGGCAGCGGCATAATACATGTCGTACAGGTTCGCCATTGCTTGTACTGGATGGAGGATCAATTCCCTGTAGGCATCTTTCTGTTCGGTGCGCGTCGTAAGACATTGCCTCAACGCCCTGGCCTCAAGAGCCATATATGCATCTTTTACCTGAAGAAACTCTCCACTTTCAAGATTGTAGGTTGTTGGATTCATCATCTCGGCGGAAATACGGCTATTGAATTTACAGGACATGGTTAGGATCTCAGCCGCTTCTGTGGATGCGTCCGCTCCAAACTGTTCCTCGCAGAATTTCCTGGAATAGGTGTACAGGTTGTTTTGGTTGAACGACGCCGGATTCCAGGCCATATCCAGGAAGAAGGTCATGGGATATTCCATGGGCTTCAGGTCGCCAACATTCAACATCCAGACCTTGTCAACGCCATAGCTGTACGTCAGCTGGAGTTGCTCCCACATGTGTGGAATCTGAGTCATGTTCAGCCACTGGTAAGCCCTTGGCGCTCCATGCAGATCCACGTGATAATAGATGCCGTAACCACCCGGATGCTTTGGCGCACCCAACTCGGGGAGTCGACGCACATCGCCCCAATTGTCATCGCACAGCAGGATGATCACATCATCGGGGACCTTCATTCCCTGGTCATAATACTCAAGCACTTCGCTATAGAGGGCCCAAATCTGCGGAGTCTTGGAGGCGGGTTTGTTAGTGACGTCTTTGACGATCTTGCGCTGGTCGGCCATAATACCTTCCAGTACTTTGAAATTTTCCCGTGCACTCCCCGCATCAGGCATGGGCAGGTCTCCATCCCCACGCATCCCCATGGTGAGAATGCTTTCGTAATTCTTGTTTCGCTCAAGACCTTGTCTCCAGAATTCCTTCACCCCCTGTTTGTTCGTTACATAGTTCCATTCGCCGTTGCCAAATTCCTTCTTGCGACGCGCCCATTCAACCTGTGAACGCAACATGGGTTCATGATGGGATGTACCCATGACGATGCCATACTCGTCGGCAACGCGAGGATTTGCCGGATCATCTTCATTGAAGGCGCTCGACCACATCGCAGGCCACAAATAATTCGCCCGCAGACGCAACAAGAGTTCAAACATATGGGCGTACATTCGGCTGTTTCGCCCGCCGTATTTCTCTTCTGTCCATCGAGTGAAGCAAGGAGCTTCATCATTGATGAAAATGCCGCGGTACTTCACCTTAGGTTCGCCCGAAGCGTAACGACCCGACGCGAGATAAGCAGACGAGCGCTTCCTGGCCGGAACATCCGCCCACCAGTACCAAGGTGAAACACCTAACTGTCTCGATAGTTCGTAAATCCCATAGATGGTGCCCCGTCTGTCGCTGCCTGCAATGACAAGATATTGTTGCACTCCAGGCGCCGGGTTTTTCACCGTGCTGATGACAAAACTCTCCCATTTGCCCTTCAGGTCCCTGACATCAATTTTGCCGGACGATATCAGCTTGTCTATCAGCTTGCTCTTCCCGAGTGTCCCAATGACTATTTCGTACGCTGCGGACGATCCGGAGGTCGCAAGATCAGGTTTGACACCGGTAACACTGTCGATGTCAGATCGCAGGTCACCAATTGCTCGTATTACGCCTTTGTGGTCGCTTGTATCATAACGGATGGACGCGGCTGCACGATCTCTGGAGACTATGGGAAAATCAACGTCTGCCCCGGGCTTGTCAAGGATGATGGTTGACATCAAGCCCGTCGTCTGCTGTGCTCTCGCAGGCATACAAAGGATGATTTGGAGCAAGAGAGAGAAACCGACAGTTCTGCACATGGCAACTGGCAGGGAAGGCATTGTCAAGGTCATAAACGGTCTCCCATTTCCAGGCAACAACAGGCGCCTACCGTATCAGTATCATCTTCTTTGATTGAATTGACAAACCTTTCCGCTCTGTTCGTGTAACAAGCGATGCGAAGTACACACCGCTCGCCATCGAGGAGGCATCGAATGCTGCCAAATGACAACCTGCCTCCTTTGTCTCTTGAACGAGCGAGCAAACAAGATGTCCCACGGAATTGTACACTCTCAGTTCGACCCCCATCGTGCGGGGAAGAGAATAAGAGAGGTCCGTGGATCCGTTAAAAGGGTTGGGATAGTTTTGGCGCAGTTCAATCTCGCCCGGAAGAGAGTATTGATTCCCCTCGTTCAGGCCCGTGGTTATGGTACGGATTCTATACAACGAACTTCCGGCAGTCATGTAGAGCGTCTTCCTGTCGTTATCACCCCACGCACAGTTGGAAGGATTCTCGGTCATGGCAATTTTCCCCAGATACTGACCGGTCGGCGAGATGATCCACACTCCTGTCGGGCCGGCACAATAGAGATTGCCGGAAGGATCCACTTTCATCCCGTCCGCGTAGCCAGTGGCAGGAATCGAATAGAAGAGCAACTTATTCACGATAAGGGAGTCGCCGATCACATCCCACACATAGATGAGGCAGCGTGCCGATTCATTGACATAGAGCTTCTTCTCATCGGGGGAGAAACAGATGCCGTTCGGTTTGTCAAATGCACTGTCAAGCAGGACCAGCGCACCTTTTGGCGTGATACGAAAAATCCCTTTGAAATTCAGCTCCCGTTTCTGCCCGGACGGGATGTTGAAATCGGGATCGGTGAAAAAAATTGAGCCATCGGACCTGACGACCAGGTCATTTGGGCTGTTCAGCTTCTTTCCGTCATACGTCGATGCGAGCGGAGTAATTGTCCCATTCAATTCCTGCCGTGCAACCCGGCGCAGGCGCATCTGCGTCAGCACCAGCCTCCCCTGTTGATCGAAGGTCATGCCGTTTGAACTGTCCGAAGGCTGTAAATAGAGTTTGACAGAACCGTCCAACGGCGACCAGACATTGATGAGGTTCCGTTTGATGTCGCTGAACAGAAGCCCTGCGCCATCTTTCCAGACCGGGCCTTCCGGCTGCAGCAAGCCGGATGCAAGTTTTTCCAGCTTTGCCTCGGGTGGTATCGGCGACTGTCCGAAGAGCGCAGAAACGCACGCCGTCAGGAGGGCAAGGGAGAGAATGAGACGAATGATCGACCGGCTTTTCATAGCGAATTCTTGCCTCAGAGATCTCGAGGGTGACACAACGATGCTGGGAAATCCAGCATACTTGCCAGAAATGCCCGGCATCATTATTTCAACAATATCATTTTCTGGGAAATTGCGTGATCCCCGGCTGTTAATCTGCAAAGATAGGTCCCGCTGACCACTTTGATGCCATTGGAATCCTTACCATCCCAGGTGACCCTGTAATCGCCCGCCTGTAAACTGTCGTCTACCAATGTTGTGACTTCCTTGCCGAGCACGTCGTATATCCTGAGACTTGTTTGTGCGGTCTTCGCGATACTGAACCTGATATGAGTAGACGGATTAAACGGGTTCGGATAGTTTGGTTCCAGCGCATAGCCATTGGGTGTTCCCGTGGAATTGATCCCGAGCGTTATGGGGTCCGTGCCGCCAATGCCCGACGGAGCAGCCACATCATTTGTGATGCAGAGTTTGTCAAGACAGGCCCCATCTTCGCGGTAGCCAATGGTCAGGGTATGCTTTCCCTTGGTCAGGGGAAAGCTGTTGAGTTTCGTCCAGGCCCATCCATCGGTCTTCAGTCCATTATAGCTTGCAAATTCGCCATCGTCCATTCTTGCCCAGAAGGAATCCTCATCGTATGTCGGACAATTGAGACGGGCAAACACATTGTATATCGAATCTCTTGTCACGGTGAAAGGAATTGTGATCAGATTGACACTTTCTGCGGGGGGAGATGTGAGGGATTGAATGCCGGCCTGAACCGTTGTGTATTTCCCGTTGGATGCAGAAGCATCGGATACGATGGTGAAACTACTGCCGGCCTGCACAAAACGTTCGGCTTCAAACCACAACGACTCGA from Ignavibacteriales bacterium encodes:
- a CDS encoding glycosyl hydrolase 115 family protein, whose product is MSTIILDKPGADVDFPIVSRDRAAASIRYDTSDHKGVIRAIGDLRSDIDSVTGVKPDLATSGSSAAYEIVIGTLGKSKLIDKLISSGKIDVRDLKGKWESFVISTVKNPAPGVQQYLVIAGSDRRGTIYGIYELSRQLGVSPWYWWADVPARKRSSAYLASGRYASGEPKVKYRGIFINDEAPCFTRWTEEKYGGRNSRMYAHMFELLLRLRANYLWPAMWSSAFNEDDPANPRVADEYGIVMGTSHHEPMLRSQVEWARRKKEFGNGEWNYVTNKQGVKEFWRQGLERNKNYESILTMGMRGDGDLPMPDAGSARENFKVLEGIMADQRKIVKDVTNKPASKTPQIWALYSEVLEYYDQGMKVPDDVIILLCDDNWGDVRRLPELGAPKHPGGYGIYYHVDLHGAPRAYQWLNMTQIPHMWEQLQLTYSYGVDKVWMLNVGDLKPMEYPMTFFLDMAWNPASFNQNNLYTYSRKFCEEQFGADASTEAAEILTMSCKFNSRISAEMMNPTTYNLESGEFLQVKDAYMALEARALRQCLTTRTEQKDAYRELILHPVQAMANLYDMYYAAAMNSKLAAEKDLRANYWADRVEHCFERDAELSKNYNLNIAGGKWNHMMDQTHIGYISWDEPREGNIMPKVIRVMPDEAKQGGYVFSEKNGVVVMEAEHFFESKATDKTAWTVIPDLGRTLSGLTLMPYTEKTDGASVTYRMVLPTKSDSVKLRMFFDSTLPFKKGGHSVAAAFDGGSEKVWSINDQLTWKNNYTRMYPAGAARIIETATTLELPHNADGAHVLRIRPLDPGVVIYKVIVDDGGYEQTRLKMSESPYHRQ
- a CDS encoding SMP-30/gluconolactonase/LRE family protein — protein: MKSRSIIRLILSLALLTACVSALFGQSPIPPEAKLEKLASGLLQPEGPVWKDGAGLLFSDIKRNLINVWSPLDGSVKLYLQPSDSSNGMTFDQQGRLVLTQMRLRRVARQELNGTITPLASTYDGKKLNSPNDLVVRSDGSIFFTDPDFNIPSGQKRELNFKGIFRITPKGALVLLDSAFDKPNGICFSPDEKKLYVNESARCLIYVWDVIGDSLIVNKLLFYSIPATGYADGMKVDPSGNLYCAGPTGVWIISPTGQYLGKIAMTENPSNCAWGDNDRKTLYMTAGSSLYRIRTITTGLNEGNQYSLPGEIELRQNYPNPFNGSTDLSYSLPRTMGVELRVYNSVGHLVCSLVQETKEAGCHLAAFDASSMASGVYFASLVTRTERKGLSIQSKKMILIR